The Pirellulales bacterium genome has a segment encoding these proteins:
- a CDS encoding DUF1573 domain-containing protein: MPRKVVLLLLLLAWVPAAHAQDWARKMFTDSTHDFGSLARGSKAQYRFKFTNPYVESLHVSSVRSSCGCTAAEASKTDLKTWETGDIVANFNTNSFYGNHSATITVTFDKPYFAEVQLQVSGNILSDVVMQPGVVELGSVDAGQGAERKIMLTHTGRSDWAISDVQSANTNFEVEVNELKRAAGTVVYELLVRLKPTSPAGYINDQLFL, encoded by the coding sequence GTGCCACGAAAAGTTGTGCTTTTGTTGCTGCTTTTGGCTTGGGTTCCGGCTGCGCACGCCCAAGATTGGGCACGCAAAATGTTTACGGACTCCACCCACGATTTCGGATCGTTGGCCCGTGGCAGCAAGGCACAATATCGTTTCAAATTCACCAATCCGTATGTGGAGTCTCTCCATGTTTCGTCGGTCCGCAGCAGTTGCGGTTGCACCGCCGCGGAAGCCAGCAAAACCGATTTGAAAACTTGGGAAACCGGCGATATTGTGGCCAACTTCAACACCAACTCTTTTTACGGGAACCACTCGGCCACCATTACCGTCACCTTCGATAAGCCCTATTTCGCCGAAGTGCAGTTGCAAGTCTCCGGCAACATTCTGAGCGACGTGGTCATGCAACCGGGCGTCGTGGAATTAGGTTCCGTCGACGCCGGCCAAGGCGCCGAGAGAAAAATCATGCTCACGCACACCGGACGCAGCGATTGGGCCATTTCCGATGTGCAAAGTGCCAACACCAATTTCGAAGTCGAAGTGAACGAACTCAAGCGCGCCGCCGGCACTGTCGTCTACGAGCTGCTGGTACGCCTGAAACCCACCAGCCCCGCCGGATACATCAACGACCAGTTGTTCCTG